GCCTTGCTCTCCAGTAAGACAAGTCTATGCCAGCAAATTAAACTCAAGCAGATTGTATAGATAACGTAGTTTATACAACATTTGTATTTGTAGAGGAAAAATGGATCAGTTCTCACTTTGACTTAGTTGAGTTGGTATACTGAATTTTCTTGAGGAGAAAAGGAAAATTAGGAAATGCATCGCTTTTGATCAGTTCAATGTTGCATAAACTATGCTATCTATGCAATGCAAGTTAAAAATTAATCGAAAAGGTGATGAACAAATACAAATTCAAACCTCTAAGATTACTTTGCACAGTTTTAACACTGCATACAAATAATTAGAAGTTTCAAATTGCTTCtatttaattttccaaaataattaTACTTACCAATTATATTAAAACGGTACATATTCTAACCCTTTATAATCTGCAACAAGaataatcaaatcaaaataaaaataaaaattccataACCACAACTCAATTAAGTCATAACAGCAATAAAATAACTTCGGTCCCAATAGAATGAGAATAGAGAGGTTCTGCTGTATTGCTAAGTAAATGCAGGCTTTCTAAAGATGGCACCTGAAAATACTTCGTCAAGTCAGAATTCGTGCTTACATAAACCCTGGACTCTAGATATTTCCATACAGCTAGTAAGTATTAAAAAAAGTTATACATGTATTCTAGTATGAGTGATGTAGTCATATAGAGAGATGTACATACCATACAATGTATTCCTTCAAAATTACATATCAAATCATGCATCCCTTTTCACTGTAGCTGTGCTTCGCTAGGTCTTCTTCGTTGTtgagtgtatatatatagtaatttTCCTCAACTTTTTGATAAATACcgcttaaaaaataaaaatatcaccACGTTCACTCCTAGAGTCAGTGGCTTAAGCATTCCCATCGAATttgaaaagaaattttttattagGAATTAGAACCGCATAATATGGGAAACAATCCACGGATCTCTATTCATTAGTACCATGTTCATCGATCATAATCTCATTACATATGCATACTACGTTCACATCTATGTTCACCACCGGGAATCTTCCCATATAGCAATTCAAATAAGCACAAATAAGTGCATAAAAGGCAGCATTGAGCCATTGAAGGGATAATAACAATTAACAATGTAAACTTTCACGAAATTCAAAATTGTTAAAGGAATGGCAACTGAAGAGTAACTCACACTAAAACCCAGTTTCCATCAAGCAACTCCGGGCACTCGACTGGCGATGGATTTGGATTGGCGGTCTCCAACTGTGATACAAGTTCGAGGGTCTCCGCCCGAACTTCGGCAGAGGCCCGAAATCCTAAGTCCGACCCGTAAACCGTATCCACCAAAGCTCGCTTCAGCTCCCGAAGCCTCTCTTCTTCCACCACGTTCCCACCAGCTTCCTCGTTCACAACCGGGTTACACGAGATAACAGCAGAACCACCCCATTCATCATCATCAATCGGGGGATCCGTACCAATGAGTTTAGACGTGGGTTCGGGCTAAGGACCCGACTTTTCACCCACTCATCTACAATAGAGGGATTTTCGGGCCCGGAATCTGATGAAATGTGGGGTTTAGAAGATGGATCGGTGGGGTCATTGAAGGAGAAGTTATACCTGGAGCGCGTGAGAAACTTGGATTTGATCTTTGGTGAGAAGAAAATAGAGCTGGGCCACGATGAATTTGGGAAATATTTATTGttagattgactcgtctcacatacaACATTTAATCTTTATCAAAATAAAGTTTATCTTTTTAAATGGCCACTTTAGATAACTCTTGAAGATAATAACTAAAATCAAGAGAGAGAGGTTTCAAGTCCATCATGCAAATAAATACGTGAAACAATTTTTGTGATGTATAAGTTATTTTTTAACGATCTAATCACGCATATAAATTCAcgaaataatttcaaaatataatttaaattacaTACACGGGTATAAATTATTTCATTCGAAAAGtatataagaatttattttagtaCCGTGACACAAATGAGGCCGAAACAAATAGGCTTTCGGGCCCATATTGATAGCAACACGAGAATTGTTTCTATTAGTTGTCTAGTACTCTCATACAAACTgggccattgaagagctaaccttttaaaaataaataaataaataaagaaggCCTGGCCCGGtccattattaattatttttaattaaaataagggCCGGGGTTccctttaattaattttgtgCTGCTATCCCCTGCTCCTTTGAGGAGCAGCCGGGGAAACCACGTGTTCATACTTTTTTaactcataaataaataatcgatTTTCAATTTTTCATTCTATTTGTCTTCCACTTTCCCGTTGACCAAACGCCCTTCACCATTTTCGTTCTAGATTTAGCTTCGCTTCTGCAAAATCCACACGGAACTGGAGTCCATTCTTCCACGGTGCAAGGAGTAAATTTCCTCCCCCTTCGATCTTCAGCTGGTTCTTTTCGGTCTATTTGTGTTTTGTTCTAACTAGTCGTAGttgatattatttttcttgGTCGATTTTTGGGATGTATGGGGATCGATAATTTGACGGGTTCGAAGGGTTTCTTGGTTTTTAGGTGATAAAATAAGATCTGGGTTAATTGCTGCGCCTTTGGATTGATTTGATGCACTGTTTCTGGGAAGTAGTAGTTTTTGTTGAAGTAAGAGGTCGAATTTTTATGCGCTTGAGCTGTCTGAAAAGCTATGGATAATTCCAGCAATCAACAAAATAGCAGGCAGGCTGATCATCTTGGGGTAAACAAGTTTGGTAAAAGCATTAAGAAAAGTCCGTTGCACCAGCCTAACTTTGCCACCCCTTCCAGGCCGCAGCCTCAGCCCCGTGTCTATAATATTAATAAGAACGATTTTCGAAACATAGTTCAGCAGCTCACAGGTTCACCATCCCGAGAACCAATCAGGCCTCTACAAAACCAACCTAAACCCCCTAATAACAGGTTACAGAGAGTTCGACCTCCACCTTTGGCGCCAACTAGTCGACCTCCTGTTCAAATTCATTATCATTTACGGGACCCGGTAGCACAAGTACAGCCTTCGGCACAACCTCCTAATGCCAACAACTATATGAGACCccctcctcctcatcatcaTCACCACTTTGATCGGCAACCTTCACCAACCGCATGGTTGCCCCCAACCCCTACCGATGTTTGGACCAATACTACCGAGTCTCCTATATCTGCTTACATGCGTTACCTTCAAAATTCTATCATGGACCAGGATCCCCAGCAACCCCAATCTCTGCGTCCACCGTATCCACATCCTAACCCTGTTGTGCCTCTGCTACCTTCTCCGAGAATTAATGGAGGTCCACACCTTCTTGCATCACCTAGATTGAATGGCCCTACACCGCTTCTTGAATCACCTCGTTTGAATGGTCCTCCACCAACTTTTCCTTCACCTAGGATGCATGGGACTCCTCCCCCTTTACCCTCTCCAAATTCTCAATTTCTTGTGCCTTCTCCTACTGGCTTCTGGAATCTGTTGTCACCTCGTTCACCTTATCCTCTTCTTTCTCCAGGCTACCAGTATCTTCCCCCAATTTCACCGGGTTTCTCATTCTCGTCGGCTAGCCAGTCTGGGATTTTGGGTCCTGGGCCTCCACTACCTCCCTCCCCTGGTTATGGTTTCCCTCTATCACCTTCTGGATTTTTCCCTTTTCCAAGCCCGAGTTGGAGGGAGTAATTTGCTCCAAACATTTAGTACTGACATCAGATTAAATAAATGAGCTATGTGATGCCGCTATATTTCTTGATGCTGATTCGAATTCTTCCGCTGATACTCTGTTGATAATGCAAGGCAAATGGGATGCAAGTTACCCTTCTTGTAGTATACAGCCTTGGTTCTTTGCCATTTTGTTGTTTGTGTATACTGCCATGTTTGGCATTTGTATTATTTTACAGCTGTAGTTTGTCTATTTCGTCGACAGGTTTTAATTTAGGCAATGAGATGAGATGAAGAGCGCACAACTGGTTCTTTTACTTGGATAGATCTTTAGCATGTAGCATGTAGGATAATAGAAGTTTCAAATTCTTGCAGGCTTTCTGATGTAGATTGAACCTTGTCGTTCTCATCAATGCTGTTTTGCGCTTTAGCACCTGTTCAGTTATTAATGTAACATGTCTTTTTTTGTAAGTTGTGAATTCTTGCTCCTTGTAGTGATATTATGTTTGATGGGCATTACAGTGCTGTGTAGCAACAAATAATGACTGCATTTGAATAGTGATGCTGATTGCTTGCTATTTTCCCAATATTTACACAGTTAAATTTTCAACTACTTCTGGAGTTTGGAGCTTTATTTTTATATCTTTTCCTCAATTCTTGAGATGGGATTGAACATTTCCTTCTCTTGTTTGTGTATGAATGTGGTTGGTATTTTCTCTTCTTCCGCGCTGGCATTATTGACTATTTCGCTCTATTCTTTCCACCACGCGTTTGGCTTTCTGCTCAGTCGCTCATTGCCCATAGGTATTACTAGAAAGTCTGTATGTATGGTATTGATATTATTCATGTTAAAGTCCTAAgagaatttttaaaaaagtacGCATAAGCAGAACCAAGAAGTTAACATGTTATAATAATAAATGTAATTTTTGGAATTAAGACAGACACACGGGAATTGGACAACTGGAGATGTTAATAAATGTAATCTT
The Primulina eburnea isolate SZY01 chromosome 5, ASM2296580v1, whole genome shotgun sequence genome window above contains:
- the LOC140832172 gene encoding protein HAIKU1-like, with translation MDNSSNQQNSRQADHLGVNKFGKSIKKSPLHQPNFATPSRPQPQPRVYNINKNDFRNIVQQLTGSPSREPIRPLQNQPKPPNNRLQRVRPPPLAPTSRPPVQIHYHLRDPVAQVQPSAQPPNANNYMRPPPPHHHHHFDRQPSPTAWLPPTPTDVWTNTTESPISAYMRYLQNSIMDQDPQQPQSLRPPYPHPNPVVPLLPSPRINGGPHLLASPRLNGPTPLLESPRLNGPPPTFPSPRMHGTPPPLPSPNSQFLVPSPTGFWNLLSPRSPYPLLSPGYQYLPPISPGFSFSSASQSGILGPGPPLPPSPGYGFPLSPSGFFPFPSPSWRE